GGGGAAAATAATTAAACTATTTTTTACCAGCATTTAAAATAAGAAATAATTATCAAGACTTTGTTAACTACATTAAACACCATAAAATTGAAATTAATGTTTGAATTAGTTAAGGGGATTTTTCAATTTTTCGTCAGAATGTCGTACAATAATTAATTTTTAGTATTGGCACTAATAATTAGCAGAAACTTTAATAACCGCTTAATATAACCAACAGCCCTGAAATAATTATCACTTACGGAACAATGTAATATATAGTTTACATTGTGTAATATATCCTTTACATCTTATGACATATATATTTTACTATTTTGAAAAAATGAAAAAATAAAAAAAGAGAATGGATATTAATAATCTCTATTCCAATACACAATCCCGTAGACTACGCATAACAAAGTGGATAAAATGATTAATACATAAACACCCCAAATCCAAGGGTCTTCAATTCCTAAAACCATCATTGTACCTCACTTCCTTTGTTGCCAATATTTTCAAATGCCTTATCAATAACCTCTTGAGCAGGAGGTTTTGTAAGTAAACTAACAACCAATGTAAATATAGCAGAAACAGGAACAGCTATTAACATTA
This genomic stretch from Methanobrevibacter smithii ATCC 35061 harbors:
- a CDS encoding symporter small accessory protein, whose product is MMVLGIEDPWIWGVYVLIILSTLLCVVYGIVYWNRDY